The DNA region GGTGAATTAATGAGTACCAAACTATTTGATATTTATTTATCCGAAATTGGTGTGGATCATTTGCTTATTCCTGCATTGGAATTTATGAGTATTGATGAAGAAGGTGAGCCGCATCTTCCTATTATCCGAAATAAATTAACTGCTTTACTCAAGAAACATACAGACAAAAAACTTTTTGTAACCCAAGGATATATTTGCCGCAATTCTAGGGGTGAAGTGGATAATTTGAAAAGAGGGGGGAGTGATTATACAGCTTCATTGATTGCTGCGGCAATAGAGGCGAGTGTATGTGAAATATGGACAGATATTGATGGTATGCACAATAATGATCCCCGAATCGTTGATAAAACGCATCCAATAGAGGAGTTGAGTTTTGATGAAGCTTCTGAGTTGGCATATTTTGGTGCAAAGATTTTACATCCTACTTGCATCTGGCCGGCGCAACAAACACATGTTCCAGTGAAACTTTTGAATACGATGGAACCAAGTGCGAAAGGGACTACTATCCAACAAAAAGTATTTACTCATGGAGCAAAAGCGGTCGCTGCCAAAGATGGGATTATCGCTATCAAAATTAAGAGTAGTCGTATGCTTTTGGCGTATGGATTTTTGAGAAAAATATTTGAAGTTTTTGAAAAATATAAAACTTCTATTGATATGATTACCACATCTGAAGTGGCAGTCTCTGTTACTATAGATTCGGATGAAAATTTGAAACCAATAGTTAAAGAATTAGAACCATTTGGAACCGTGGAAGTAGATCACGATATGACTATAGTTTCTGTAGTGGGGGATCATATAGCGGAAACTAGAGATGTTTTGAAAAAAATATTCGATACCATTCATGATATTCCAGTTCGCATGATTAGCTACGGTGGTAGTTTGCATAATATTTCTTTTTTAGTACATAAAGACTATAAAATCCAAATGTTACAAACTATAAATAAAGGTGTTTTTGATCTCTAATAATTAAGAATGTTTTATTTAAATAACAACGCACTCAATCTTCTGAGTGCGTTGTTATTTCTGAACTAATTTCTTTTTCATCACGTAATTTAGGTAAAAGTCGATTGGTGCTTTTGAGTTGTTGCTGTATGATCCATTCAATCTGACCGTTGACGCTTCTAAATTCGTCAGCGGCCCATTTTTCCAATGCTGCGTACATTTTATCGTCTATCCGAAGTACAAATTTTTTCGCTGCCACAATGCCAAAAGTTAATGAGAAAATTATTGATAAAGAGAGCCTGTGTTCATCACTGGAGTAGCGGATTTTTCACCACAAAGAACCACCATTAAGTTGCTTACCATCGCAGCTTTTCTTTCATCATCCAGCTCTACAATATTTTTTTTGGATAAAAGTTCCAGTGCGGTCTCTACCATGCCAACGGCGCCTTCTACGATTTTCGCTCTCGCTGCCACAATTGCTGTCGCTTGTTGTCTTTGCAGCATTGCACCTGCGATTTCTGCTGCATATGCTAGATGACTAATACGCGCTTCCAAAACGTGTACACCTGCAAATGCTAATCTTTCGTTTAGTTCTTGTACGAGCATTTCTGTTACTTTTTCTGCACCATCTCGCAATGTGATAGTTGCATTTTCATCTTCCAAATTGTCATATGGGAAGCTGGTGGCAAGATGACGAATGGCTGCTTCGCTTTGTATTTTAACATATTGCAAATATTGGGAGACTTCAAATGCCGCTTTATAGGTATCTTTTACTTGCCAAACAATTACGGCACCGATTTCAATAGGATTGCCCATGCTATCATTGACTTTTAATCTCGAACTTTCCAAATTTTCTGCACGTAAGGAAATTGTAAATTTTCGGAAAAATGGATTCACAAATAAAAGCCCATTTGCTTTAACAGTACCTACGTAATTTCCAAAAAATACGCACACTTTTGAGTGGTTGGGATTGACAACTAATATTCCTTTGAATAGGAATATGGCGATGATAAATGCCACAAATGATATAATAATCATTAATGGATTGTGAGGCACATTTAAAATAAAGTTAGCTATGGCAATTAGTATTAGTAAGATGCCAAAGGATAAAGCTGCAAAACCAGAAACAGGTTTGATTAATTTTTCCATGATATCAATTTGATATCAAAATTATATTAAATTTTGAGATTAAATAAAAAAGCCGAAAAAAATATTTTTTCGGCTTTTTTATTAGTTTCTTTCGATGGTTCGTAACCAACGCTCCGGAATGTCATTTTTTGCGGCAATAAGATAATCCTCTTTACTGCAAGGGATGAATCCAATTTCTGGTACGTCCATCCACCATTTCCCCGTAATTTTACTTTGTAAAAATGTAGATTCGATTTCGGCAAATCTTACATGATACTCCATGAAATGTTCTCTTTCATCAATTGTCGCTTCTTCTTTACTTTGATGTATACCATCCATAATATACCAAAGCATATGCGCCATTTGTTTGGATGTAAGGTTATGTAAATCACGTTCTTTTTTCAAGCCATAAATTCCAATGGTGGAAACTTTATTAGAAAAGCCTGCATATTGCATCAATGTACAAGCTTCTTCGCCATTAAATCCATTGGGGGTAATATGATTTGCTGGTGCATGCGCATTTTGAATCGCAGCAATGTCAAAACTTACCATGTCAGAATATCGAATCACTGGCTCCATTGCTTCAATATTGTCCTTAATTTTTCCGACACGATAACAATCAAATCTTAATTTGTCAATGGTTTCCAACATTCCTGGATGTACCAAATAGCTTTGGAATCCAATATGATTGTAGGATTTGATAAAATTGGGTTCTTGGGTAAATATGGGCAATAGGAAATTATCTACAGGTAATGCGCTATCCATATCCAAATCAATTCGAGCGTCGATATTAGAAATATGAATAATTTTTTGCGAAGCCGCATAAGCATCGTATTGCGCAGCTGTTAAATCATGGCTACCACCAAGAATCACTATTTTTTTACCCAACGGAATTAATTCTTTCAAAATAGCACACAGTGCTGCATAAGTATCTTGTAATGTAAATCCTGATTTTACATTTCCCAAATCGGCTACTTGTACGTCGTCATGCCATTTGTATAAATTATAAAATTCTGTACGAATGCTATTGGGGGTTTCGTCATCAATTTTAGCTTCGAATGCACCTCTAGAATCGCCACATCCCAATATAATCAAGTCTGCATGAGTAATATCTGGTAAGGACTCTGTATTACAAAGAATATGTTTTCCTTGTTGGGTTTCGCGAAAACCTTCGTCGCTGGAAATTTCAAATATATTGATCGGCGCAAGAAAATCTGCGATACTCTCTAAAGAAAATGAAGACATTTTTGAATGATTTTTAACGTAAAGCGCAAACCTACCAAAAAAGTTTTTGCCTAAAAAAGTTAATCTCGATTTCTTTATAAAATTAGACTTTTTCCCTGAAAAATAATTGGGGAAAACATGTGGATGTTTGCTGCTGATTTACTTGATAATCTGGCTAAAAAATCGTATTTTCGCGTGTCTGCGCGCGATGCGTAGGAAAGGAAAAAATATGAGCGAAGAAATAAAAAAGACCGACGATGCTGCGTCTGGTGGTTATGGAGCCGATAGTATACAAGTATTAGAAGGTTTAGAAGCTGTAAGAAAACGTCCAGCGATGTACATCGGTGATATAGGCGAAAAAGGTTTACATCACCTAGTTTACGAGGTTGTCGATAACTCTATTGATGAGGCTTTAGCTGGATATTGTAAAAATATTGAAGTTACTATATGTGAAGATAACTCCATCTTGGTTCAGGATGATGGACGTGGTATTCCTACAGGTATTAATACTAAAGAAAATAAGAGTGCATTGGAGGTCGTCATGACTGTGTTGCACGCGGGTGGTAAATTTGATAAAAATACGTACAAGGTTTCCGGTGGTTTGCACGGTGTGGGTGTGAGTTGTGTGAACGCTTTGAGTACCAAATTTCACGTTACTGTAAAGAGAGAAGGTAAAATATTCGAACAAGAATATAGTATCGGTATTCCTCAATATTCTGTACGAGAAATTGGAACTGCGGACACGACAGGTACCACGGTTCATTTTTGGCCAGATGCGTCCATCTTCACCTTGACAACGGTTTACAAAAGATCTATTTTGGAAAATCGCTTACGTGAATTGGCTTATTTGAATAAGCAAATCAGAATCACTTTAACAGATGAAAGAGAGAAAAATCCTGAAACGGGTGAATCTTATACAGAAACATTCTATAGTGAAGGTGGTATTATTGAATATATCAAATTACTAGATGAAAGTTCAAGTCGTCTTCCTTTGATTCCGAATCCTGTATATGTGGAAGGTTTGGATGAGAATTCTAATGTCGCTGTGGAAGTAGCTATGACCTACAATGACGATTTTAAAGAACATATTTACTCTTATGTAAATAATATCAATACGATCGAAGGTGGTACGCACGTAACTGGTTTCCGTCAAGCCTTAACACGTGTATTCAAAGGTTATGGTGATCGTGAAAAATTATTTGAAAAAGCAAAAGTTCAGATAGAAGGGGATGATTTCCGTGAAGGTTTGAGTGCGATTATTTCGGTAAAAGTACCAGAACCACAGTTTGAAGGACAAACGAAAACTAAATTGGGTAACAATGAGGTAAGTGGTGTCGTACAGACAACTGTTGCGCGTGCTTTGGAAAATTTCTTAGAAGAAAATCCTAAAGAAGCTAAAAATATTATTAGTAAGGTAATTCTTGCTGCACAAGCGCGTGTTGCGGCAAAAGCTGCTCGTGATAAAATCCAACGTAAAAGTGGTATTAGTGGAAGCGGTTTGCCGGGTAAATTAGCCGATTGTAGTGAGCGTGATCCTGAAAAATGTGAATTATACTTAGTGGAAGGAGATTCTGCGGGTGGTACTGCTAAACAAGGTCGTGATAGAAACTATCAAGCAATTTTGCCTTTGAGAGGTAAGATTTTGAATGTGGAAAAAGCATTAGAACATAAGATCTACGATAATGAAGAAATTCGTAATATGTTCGCCGCGATGGGGGTAACCATCGGAACTCCAGAAGATCCAAAAGCTTTGAATACATCTAAAATTAGATATCACAAATTGATTATCATGACCGATGCCGACGTCGATGGTAGCCACATTGCGACATTAATTTTGACCTTTATTTATAGATATATGAAAACCTTGTTGGAATTAGGTCACGTATATCTTGCGCAACCACCACTTTACTTAGTTAAAAAAGGTAAAGAAATGGAATATGCCTACAATGAGGAGCAACGTAAAGCGCTTATTGCTCGTATTGGTAAAGGAAAAGATGAAAGTGTGAATGTGCAACGATATAAAGGTTTGGGTGAAATGAATGCAGAACAATTGTGGGAAACTACAATGGATCCAGCACGTCGTACTTTGAAAAAAGTAACTTTAGAAAGTGCTGCAAGTGCCGATTCTGTATTTAGTATGTTGATGGGAGATGAAGTTGCTCCACGTAGACAATTCATCGAAGAAAATGCGACATATGCAAAATTAGATATCTAAATAGAAATTATAGTTTATAAATTTGTATAAAACCCTGAGTAATCAGGGTTTTATTATTAGTAGAAAAAAGTATTTCAAATGCAATTTCAAATTCCGATCAATATTCCGAAGGTACAACCAACTATAACTTATGAAGATAAACTGATGCTATTAGGCTCCTGTTTTACGGAACATATTGGTAGTTTTTTGGAAAATGATAAATTTAATGTTTTTCAAAACCCATTTGGAATAATATTCGATCCACTTACAATTTCCAATAATGTTATTCGATTAATCGAAAACCGAAAGGTAGAAAAATCGGAACTATTTGAGAGGACTGAAATTTGGCATCATTGGGATTTTCATAGTGCATATTCTGCATTAGAACCTAATATTGCTTTGGAAAAAATGAATAATTCTATTGAAAATGGGTATCAATTCTTAAAAGAAACAAAGTGGTTGATTATAACCTTAGGTACGGCTTATAACTATACTTTTTTATCCGAAAATAGATCCGTCGCCAATTGTCATAAAGTTCCTGGAAATCAGTTTCGCAAAAATATGATGACTATTGAAGAGATTATTCGTGCATTTGATATAATGCTCTATCGATTATTTCATTTTAATAAAGATGTGCAAGTAATTTTTACTATTAGTCCAGTTCGGCATATTAAAGATGGAATTGTTGAAAATAATCGAAGTAAAGCACGACTATTAGAAGCTGCCCATCATTTAGTAGACAAATTTGATCGCATTCATTATTTTCCTGCGTACGAAATTTTGATAGATGTATTGCGTGATTATAGATTTTACGATGCAGACCTTGTTCATCCGAATTATGCAGGAACAGCGTATGTTTTGGACTTATTTAAAAATTATAGTATGTCCGAAGAAACGATCAAATTTTCGGAAATAATGCATAAAATTTATTTAGCGAAAAAACATAAACCTTTTAATCCTGAAAGTGAAAGCCATCAAAAATTTTTACAAAAGAACTATGAACTTTGTCAAGAACTAGCGGAAAAATATCCTTACTTAAATTTCGAAAAAGAGCTAGCATTTTTCAAAATAAATTAAGCTCTAATTTTCAACCATTTTTAGTATATTGAGCTATCTAATTACTACAAATGGCGCAAGAAAATACTACTTTAAAAAAAGCATTAACACCGTTACACCTTTGGGGTATTGGTGTTGGTTTGGTTATATCCGGTGAATATTTTGGATGGAATTATGGCTGGTCTGTTGCGGGTACGGTTGGCTTATTGATTGCCACTATTATTATTACAGTACTTTATTTCACCTTCATATTTAGTTTTACAGAACTCACCACTTCCATTCCTAAAGCCGGAGGTCCTTTTTCTTATGCGATGAAAGCTTTTGGTCCTATTGGTGCATTTATAGCTGGTTATGCTACATTAATTGAATTTCTATTTGCAACACCGGCTATTGCCTTAGCATTGGGAAATTATGTTCATTTTCTACATCCGCAATTGCCAGTAATGACTGTTGCGGTTGTGAGTTATTTTTTATTTACTGGAATAAATTTATTGGGAATAAAAGAAGCTGCATGTTTTTCTTTAATCATGACCATATTGGCGATTTTAGAATTGTTGATATTTATGGGAATTACTTTGCCGCATTTTGAATCCAAAAACTTTATGACAGATGCAATGTCCTTTGGGTGGAAAGGCGTATTTGCCGCTTTGCCATTTGCGATTTGGTTATATGTCTGTTTGGAAGGAATTGCTATGGTAGCAGAGGAAGTAAAAGGCGGAAAAAGGACGATTGCACGTGGTTATAGTTCTGCTATGATTACTTTAGCTGTATTGGCGATTGGTGTCATGTTTGCCGTTGGAGGTACGGCACCTTGGCACCAGCTCGATCATTTGGATTATCCTTTACCTGAGTCTATCGGAATTGTATTAGGGCGAAATAATCAATGGACAAAAATCTTTGCAGGGATCGGTTTGTTTGGATTGATTGCCTCATTTCATGGAATTATTATAGGTTATTCACGTCAAATATTTGCATTAGCGAGAGACGGATATTTACCCAAAATATTTGGAAAAGTAAGTTCAAAAAGGCAAGTACCTTATTGGGCATTGTTGCTCGGTGGATTGATTGGATTGTTTTCTTTGAAATATTTAAAAACGGATCAATTAGTTATTATGGCAACTGTAGGAGCAGTGGTGATGTACATTGTAAGTATGTTAGGTTTGTTTAAGTTGAGAAAAGTTGCACCTGAAATGGAACGACCCTACAAAGCACCATTTTATCCCATTTTTCCAGCTATTGCGCTCATTTTATCTATAATTGCATTGGTTGCGATGATGGTTAGTTATGGGAAAATTTGTGTTATCTTTTTTATTGGATTAGGGATTTTATTGCTAATCTTTTACCTTACGGGAAAATATAAAAATATTCATCCAATGGATTAAATAATCGTATTATGGCATTTTCGCAAATCATTGGTACCAAAAAGTATGTTTTTCATGATCTTAAAACTTTATTAGCTAAAGCCACCCCGAATCGTTCGGGTGATGAATTGGCAGGTATTGCAGCAGAGACGAATGAGGAACGTGTCGTTGCTCAAATGATTTTGGCGGATGTACCATTGAAATATTTTTTGGAAGAGTGGGTAATTCCTTATGAGTCTGATGATATCACTAGGCTAATTTCCGATACACATGATTTAAATGCATTTGCTAAAATTTCAACGCTTACCGTTGGGGAATTGCGTGATTGGTTATTGAGTGAAAAAGCGAATACTATAGTTTTACAACAAATATCCAAAGGTCTTACGCCTGAAATGGTTGCTGCTGTCTCTAAACTGATGCGTAATCAGGATTTAATCTTAGTCGCAAAGAAATGTGAGAATGTAACACAATTTAGAAATACGATTGGTCTTAGTGGGCATCTTTCTACTCGTCTACAACCTAATCACCCGACGGATGATAAACAAGGTATTGCCGCTTCTATTGTTGATGGACTCATGTACGGAAATGGAGATGCTGTGATTGGCATAAATCCTGCAACAGATAGTCCTGCAAATGTTTCCCAGCTATTGTATATGTTAGATGGATTACGGGAAAAGTTTCAAATTCCTATACAAAATTGTGTCTTAACACATATTACTACAACGATAGAATTAATAGAAAAAAAAGTTCCAGTAGATCTTGTTTTTCAGTCGATTGCTGGTTCGCAAAAAGCAAATGAAAGTTTCGGCATTAATTTGCAAATATTACAAGAAGGTTATGAGGCGGGTTTATCTTTAAAGAGAGGAACTATTGGAAATAATCTGATGTATTTTGAAACAGGACAAGGAAGTGCGCTCTCTGCAAATGCACATTTTGGTGTGGATCAACAAACATTAGAGTGCCGTGCTTATGCTGTTGCAAGACACTATAAACCATTATTGGTGAATTCTGTAGTTGGCTTTATTGGACCAGAGTATCTTTATGATGGTAAACAGATTAGTCGTGCAGGATTAGAAGATCATTTTTGTGGTAAATTATTAGGTCTACCGATGGGTATGGATATATGCTATACCAATCATGCCAATGCAGATCAAGATGATATGGATAATTTAATGACCTTACTTGGAGTTGCTGGCATTAATTTCATTATGGGAATTCCTGGTTCTGATGATATAATGTTAAACTATCAAACTACTTCATTTCATGATGCGCTTTATTTACGTAAAGTTTTGGGATTAAAAGCAGCTCCAGAGTTTGAGAATTGGCTATTAAATCATGGCTGGGTAGATGAAAACTATAATTTATTATCATCCAAACAATTTCTTTCTAATTCATTTTTTAAAGCTTTAAATGTATAGGGAAATGGGAGGGAAGGAAATTACGGAAGAGGATTTTTGGTCAAAGATGCAGCAATTCACTAGTGCTCGCATTGGATTGGGACATACGGGGATTTCTATTCCGATGAAAGAAGTTTTATCTTTTAAATTAGCTCATGCGCATGCGAGAGATGCGGTTTATTCTCATTTAGATACTGACAATATTACTAGACAAATTAGTGAATTAGGTATAGATCTTATAGTTCTAA from Rhizosphaericola mali includes:
- a CDS encoding aspartate kinase, coding for MKVMKFGGTSVGKPERMHQVAELITKEVEPKIVVLSALSGTTNSLVQISDKLAAFDKEGAEKIIEDLHIHYKLFINQLLTKEEYRQKALVIIGEHFEFLHIILKISFSEALAKDILAQGELMSTKLFDIYLSEIGVDHLLIPALEFMSIDEEGEPHLPIIRNKLTALLKKHTDKKLFVTQGYICRNSRGEVDNLKRGGSDYTASLIAAAIEASVCEIWTDIDGMHNNDPRIVDKTHPIEELSFDEASELAYFGAKILHPTCIWPAQQTHVPVKLLNTMEPSAKGTTIQQKVFTHGAKAVAAKDGIIAIKIKSSRMLLAYGFLRKIFEVFEKYKTSIDMITTSEVAVSVTIDSDENLKPIVKELEPFGTVEVDHDMTIVSVVGDHIAETRDVLKKIFDTIHDIPVRMISYGGSLHNISFLVHKDYKIQMLQTINKGVFDL
- a CDS encoding Arc family DNA binding domain-containing protein, which codes for MAAKKFVLRIDDKMYAALEKWAADEFRSVNGQIEWIIQQQLKSTNRLLPKLRDEKEISSEITTHSED
- a CDS encoding SPFH domain-containing protein; translation: MEKLIKPVSGFAALSFGILLILIAIANFILNVPHNPLMIIISFVAFIIAIFLFKGILVVNPNHSKVCVFFGNYVGTVKANGLLFVNPFFRKFTISLRAENLESSRLKVNDSMGNPIEIGAVIVWQVKDTYKAAFEVSQYLQYVKIQSEAAIRHLATSFPYDNLEDENATITLRDGAEKVTEMLVQELNERLAFAGVHVLEARISHLAYAAEIAGAMLQRQQATAIVAARAKIVEGAVGMVETALELLSKKNIVELDDERKAAMVSNLMVVLCGEKSATPVMNTGSLYQ
- a CDS encoding arginase family protein, whose product is MSSFSLESIADFLAPINIFEISSDEGFRETQQGKHILCNTESLPDITHADLIILGCGDSRGAFEAKIDDETPNSIRTEFYNLYKWHDDVQVADLGNVKSGFTLQDTYAALCAILKELIPLGKKIVILGGSHDLTAAQYDAYAASQKIIHISNIDARIDLDMDSALPVDNFLLPIFTQEPNFIKSYNHIGFQSYLVHPGMLETIDKLRFDCYRVGKIKDNIEAMEPVIRYSDMVSFDIAAIQNAHAPANHITPNGFNGEEACTLMQYAGFSNKVSTIGIYGLKKERDLHNLTSKQMAHMLWYIMDGIHQSKEEATIDEREHFMEYHVRFAEIESTFLQSKITGKWWMDVPEIGFIPCSKEDYLIAAKNDIPERWLRTIERN
- the gyrB gene encoding DNA topoisomerase (ATP-hydrolyzing) subunit B gives rise to the protein MSEEIKKTDDAASGGYGADSIQVLEGLEAVRKRPAMYIGDIGEKGLHHLVYEVVDNSIDEALAGYCKNIEVTICEDNSILVQDDGRGIPTGINTKENKSALEVVMTVLHAGGKFDKNTYKVSGGLHGVGVSCVNALSTKFHVTVKREGKIFEQEYSIGIPQYSVREIGTADTTGTTVHFWPDASIFTLTTVYKRSILENRLRELAYLNKQIRITLTDEREKNPETGESYTETFYSEGGIIEYIKLLDESSSRLPLIPNPVYVEGLDENSNVAVEVAMTYNDDFKEHIYSYVNNINTIEGGTHVTGFRQALTRVFKGYGDREKLFEKAKVQIEGDDFREGLSAIISVKVPEPQFEGQTKTKLGNNEVSGVVQTTVARALENFLEENPKEAKNIISKVILAAQARVAAKAARDKIQRKSGISGSGLPGKLADCSERDPEKCELYLVEGDSAGGTAKQGRDRNYQAILPLRGKILNVEKALEHKIYDNEEIRNMFAAMGVTIGTPEDPKALNTSKIRYHKLIIMTDADVDGSHIATLILTFIYRYMKTLLELGHVYLAQPPLYLVKKGKEMEYAYNEEQRKALIARIGKGKDESVNVQRYKGLGEMNAEQLWETTMDPARRTLKKVTLESAASADSVFSMLMGDEVAPRRQFIEENATYAKLDI
- a CDS encoding GSCFA domain-containing protein; this translates as MQFQIPINIPKVQPTITYEDKLMLLGSCFTEHIGSFLENDKFNVFQNPFGIIFDPLTISNNVIRLIENRKVEKSELFERTEIWHHWDFHSAYSALEPNIALEKMNNSIENGYQFLKETKWLIITLGTAYNYTFLSENRSVANCHKVPGNQFRKNMMTIEEIIRAFDIMLYRLFHFNKDVQVIFTISPVRHIKDGIVENNRSKARLLEAAHHLVDKFDRIHYFPAYEILIDVLRDYRFYDADLVHPNYAGTAYVLDLFKNYSMSEETIKFSEIMHKIYLAKKHKPFNPESESHQKFLQKNYELCQELAEKYPYLNFEKELAFFKIN
- the eat gene encoding ethanolamine permease, translated to MAQENTTLKKALTPLHLWGIGVGLVISGEYFGWNYGWSVAGTVGLLIATIIITVLYFTFIFSFTELTTSIPKAGGPFSYAMKAFGPIGAFIAGYATLIEFLFATPAIALALGNYVHFLHPQLPVMTVAVVSYFLFTGINLLGIKEAACFSLIMTILAILELLIFMGITLPHFESKNFMTDAMSFGWKGVFAALPFAIWLYVCLEGIAMVAEEVKGGKRTIARGYSSAMITLAVLAIGVMFAVGGTAPWHQLDHLDYPLPESIGIVLGRNNQWTKIFAGIGLFGLIASFHGIIIGYSRQIFALARDGYLPKIFGKVSSKRQVPYWALLLGGLIGLFSLKYLKTDQLVIMATVGAVVMYIVSMLGLFKLRKVAPEMERPYKAPFYPIFPAIALILSIIALVAMMVSYGKICVIFFIGLGILLLIFYLTGKYKNIHPMD
- a CDS encoding ethanolamine ammonia-lyase subunit EutB: MAFSQIIGTKKYVFHDLKTLLAKATPNRSGDELAGIAAETNEERVVAQMILADVPLKYFLEEWVIPYESDDITRLISDTHDLNAFAKISTLTVGELRDWLLSEKANTIVLQQISKGLTPEMVAAVSKLMRNQDLILVAKKCENVTQFRNTIGLSGHLSTRLQPNHPTDDKQGIAASIVDGLMYGNGDAVIGINPATDSPANVSQLLYMLDGLREKFQIPIQNCVLTHITTTIELIEKKVPVDLVFQSIAGSQKANESFGINLQILQEGYEAGLSLKRGTIGNNLMYFETGQGSALSANAHFGVDQQTLECRAYAVARHYKPLLVNSVVGFIGPEYLYDGKQISRAGLEDHFCGKLLGLPMGMDICYTNHANADQDDMDNLMTLLGVAGINFIMGIPGSDDIMLNYQTTSFHDALYLRKVLGLKAAPEFENWLLNHGWVDENYNLLSSKQFLSNSFFKALNV